Proteins encoded within one genomic window of uncultured Draconibacterium sp.:
- a CDS encoding TonB-dependent receptor, whose amino-acid sequence MKKIRSDLEMEKKLHLRKLFLVMKLTLFLIVLGVVSSTAKSYSQKIRLQLDYDDTTIKEIFSEIENKSNYTFIYSNDDFDIEERVSVKVNNASIQKICDVLLKDSGMSYSIFNDLVILKRQRSNSISDGNSEQENISIKGKVTDSSDLPLPGVSVIIKGTMKGTVTDVDGNFVLTNIPENTILEFSFVGMKNQELTVAGKTNIKVVMEDETIGLDEVVAIGYGNLRKRDLTGSITSINSEIIRQQPTVTFEQSLQGRVSGVQVTQSSNAPGGGLTMRIRGGNSINAGNEPLYVIDGIPIYNDNDAYSPIGLGISKEPSASALASLNVNDIESLEVLKDASATAIYGSRGSNGVVIITTKRGKAGQNNVNYDAYFGVQEAATKIDVMNREQYIQFYNDLEDARKNNGRGDNDIPLSDEVIAQFADTDWQDELFRLASVQNHQLTFNGGNKAVQYNASANYYDQNGVVTGTDFKRLSGRLNLDVKATDWLTLGNSFSFSHNIRNAGVLNGDGGTQGFIYSALHTPPIVPVYDEEGNYYSMGRDWMEDTGLFAIMRPGVPIINTPLAAAHNIKNNTVTNRTIGNFYAEIKPIKNIKVRTTFGGDVSDAYNTFFVPANLNPGKNTNGVGTVATARNINWINTNTLTYNNKFNEIHSVTFLLGSEFQENTNKKTYMKATDFFTENLGAENLGIGANYNAPYNYSTEWSIASFFSRVNYQLKDRYLFTATIRADGSSRFGVGNKWGYFPSVALGWRASEESFIKQSIPSISNLKFRTSMGITGNTEIGTYQSLSTLSTTRTILGDTPVVGLAPDRIPNPDLRWEQTQQADIGFDLGLFNNRININTDFYIKKTKDLLFDFEVPYSSGFSSSLQNIGSIQNKGVDFSLQADIVRKKDFSWSFSGNISANRNKVLDLGGNNDIEVGDTGGNISASHGSLLRVGEPVGVFYGNVFAGMWQSEEEIEEVGLDLTASPGDPRYEDIDGDKTFSYSNDRTIIGDPNPDFIYGLTNMFSYKGFDLSVFLQGSQGNDILNFTRVRLMYAYLGGTENWSPAVLNSWKEGRATNTTTDVPLVGGASRTAVDTRLIEDGSYLSIKNVRLGYTFHDLNFLKALNVYFNIQNLYTFTNYSGYDPDVNWGGQDNLTQGTDLTGHPIVRTWSFGVNVTL is encoded by the coding sequence ATGAAAAAAATTCGAAGTGATTTAGAGATGGAGAAGAAACTCCATTTGAGAAAATTGTTTTTAGTTATGAAATTAACTTTGTTTCTGATTGTTTTAGGAGTAGTAAGTAGTACTGCGAAATCATATTCGCAGAAAATTCGTCTGCAATTGGACTATGATGATACTACGATAAAAGAAATCTTTAGTGAGATTGAAAATAAAAGTAATTATACTTTTATCTACAGCAATGATGATTTTGATATTGAAGAAAGGGTTAGCGTTAAAGTTAACAACGCTTCTATTCAGAAGATTTGCGATGTGTTGCTCAAAGATTCAGGAATGAGTTATAGCATTTTTAATGATCTGGTTATTCTAAAAAGACAAAGAAGTAACAGCATTTCAGATGGAAACAGCGAGCAGGAAAATATAAGCATTAAAGGAAAAGTAACAGACTCTTCTGATTTGCCACTACCTGGAGTATCTGTAATTATAAAAGGCACAATGAAAGGCACAGTTACAGATGTTGACGGCAACTTCGTATTAACAAATATTCCTGAGAATACAATATTGGAATTTTCATTTGTTGGAATGAAGAACCAGGAATTGACTGTGGCAGGAAAGACGAACATTAAAGTGGTTATGGAAGACGAAACCATTGGGTTGGATGAAGTTGTAGCTATTGGATACGGCAATTTAAGAAAGAGAGATTTGACAGGATCAATAACCTCGATAAATTCTGAGATAATACGGCAACAACCTACTGTAACATTTGAGCAGTCATTGCAGGGACGTGTTTCCGGGGTGCAAGTAACCCAATCTTCAAATGCTCCGGGAGGAGGCTTAACAATGAGAATTCGCGGAGGAAATTCAATTAATGCCGGAAACGAACCATTATATGTAATCGATGGCATCCCTATTTATAATGATAATGATGCCTACTCACCAATTGGACTGGGTATTTCAAAAGAACCCTCGGCAAGTGCCCTGGCAAGTCTTAATGTTAACGACATCGAATCTCTGGAAGTTTTAAAAGATGCTTCGGCAACTGCCATATATGGTTCACGAGGTTCAAATGGTGTTGTCATTATTACTACTAAACGTGGTAAAGCCGGACAAAATAATGTTAATTATGATGCTTATTTCGGGGTTCAGGAAGCGGCAACCAAAATTGACGTAATGAACAGGGAACAGTACATACAGTTTTATAATGACTTGGAAGATGCCCGAAAAAATAATGGTAGAGGAGATAATGATATTCCTTTATCCGATGAAGTAATTGCTCAGTTTGCCGACACTGACTGGCAGGATGAACTTTTCAGACTGGCATCTGTTCAAAATCATCAATTAACATTTAACGGAGGGAACAAAGCTGTACAATACAATGCTTCTGCAAATTATTATGATCAAAACGGTGTAGTAACAGGTACAGATTTTAAACGCTTAAGCGGAAGATTAAATCTTGATGTAAAAGCAACAGATTGGTTAACCCTTGGTAACAGTTTTTCGTTTAGTCATAACATAAGAAATGCAGGTGTACTTAACGGAGATGGTGGCACACAAGGATTTATTTATAGCGCTTTGCATACTCCGCCTATTGTTCCTGTATATGATGAGGAAGGCAATTATTACAGCATGGGTCGGGATTGGATGGAAGACACAGGATTATTTGCGATTATGAGACCCGGAGTTCCCATAATTAATACTCCTCTGGCTGCGGCTCATAATATAAAAAATAACACCGTAACTAACAGAACAATCGGTAATTTTTATGCAGAAATCAAACCAATAAAAAACATAAAAGTAAGAACTACCTTTGGTGGTGATGTTAGTGATGCTTACAATACGTTTTTTGTCCCTGCAAATCTTAATCCCGGAAAAAATACAAATGGGGTAGGGACTGTTGCTACTGCCAGAAATATAAACTGGATTAATACCAACACTTTAACTTATAATAATAAGTTTAACGAAATCCATTCAGTTACGTTTCTTCTCGGGTCTGAATTCCAAGAAAACACAAATAAAAAGACCTACATGAAAGCAACTGATTTTTTTACCGAAAATCTGGGAGCTGAAAATCTGGGTATAGGTGCAAATTACAACGCTCCGTATAACTATTCAACAGAATGGTCAATTGCATCATTCTTTAGCAGGGTAAATTATCAGTTAAAAGACCGGTACTTGTTTACCGCAACAATTCGTGCTGACGGCTCTTCTCGTTTTGGAGTTGGAAATAAATGGGGATATTTTCCCTCGGTGGCATTAGGCTGGCGTGCTTCAGAAGAAAGTTTCATAAAACAATCAATCCCTTCTATAAGTAATCTTAAATTCAGAACGAGTATGGGAATCACCGGAAATACAGAAATTGGTACGTATCAGTCGCTTTCTACATTAAGCACAACCAGAACTATTTTAGGAGACACACCGGTAGTTGGATTAGCTCCTGATCGTATTCCAAATCCTGATTTAAGATGGGAACAAACGCAACAGGCAGATATCGGTTTTGACCTTGGTTTATTTAATAACCGAATTAATATCAATACCGACTTTTATATTAAAAAAACAAAAGATCTCTTGTTTGATTTTGAAGTGCCATACTCTTCCGGATTCAGTTCTTCTTTACAGAATATTGGCAGCATTCAGAATAAAGGGGTTGACTTTTCACTACAGGCAGACATCGTTCGAAAAAAAGATTTTTCATGGTCGTTTAGTGGAAACATTTCTGCTAACCGGAATAAAGTACTCGATCTTGGAGGAAATAATGATATCGAAGTTGGAGATACCGGAGGTAACATTAGTGCTTCTCACGGTAGTCTGTTACGTGTAGGAGAACCGGTTGGAGTTTTTTATGGAAATGTTTTTGCAGGGATGTGGCAAAGCGAGGAAGAAATTGAAGAAGTAGGACTTGACTTAACTGCTAGTCCGGGAGATCCCAGATATGAAGATATAGATGGAGACAAAACATTTAGTTATTCAAATGACCGGACTATAATTGGTGATCCCAATCCCGATTTTATCTATGGACTGACCAATATGTTTTCCTATAAAGGATTTGACCTTAGTGTTTTTCTACAAGGTTCACAAGGAAACGATATTTTAAACTTTACCCGTGTTCGTTTGATGTATGCTTATTTGGGAGGAACAGAAAACTGGTCTCCCGCTGTATTAAATTCATGGAAAGAAGGCAGAGCTACAAATACGACCACAGATGTTCCTCTTGTTGGAGGAGCTTCAAGAACCGCCGTTGATACCCGGTTAATTGAAGATGGTTCTTATTTAAGCATAAAAAATGTAAGACTGGGATATACTTTTCATGATTTGAATTTTCTAAAGGCATTGAATGTTTATTTCAATATTCAGAATCTATACACATTCACAAACTATTCAGGATACGATCCCGATGTAAACTGGGGAGGACAGGATAACCTGACTCAGGGCACCGACTTAACCGGACATCCAATTGTACGTACCTGGTCTTTTGGTGTAAATGTTACTCTTTAA
- a CDS encoding FecR family protein: protein MEKEKNIELEKIVSYLHKSDDTLGVIDPELKNSDDYKELERIYKLREHVSFLYKQKSEKDIWEEISLRLKPRRLYFNWLKYAAIIILSFSAGLSAIYFSGVKKHKIAYSSITCPKGQITNLTLFDGTKIWLNSESTIKYASDFNSSNREVFVEGEAYFEVTHNKKNPFIVHLKKSDIQVFGTSFNVKSYPESDDVEVILLKGKIEFITNTGSVMLKPNEQVIFSARQGTVKKAQVDTEKTLGWKDGEYFYSNEKLASIIQQIQRWYGVEIVLKNRTIQDYTFTGVIDRKKSIGYNLRTIEMTKRIKIEYSDDKIIITERH, encoded by the coding sequence ATGGAGAAGGAAAAAAATATAGAGCTGGAAAAAATTGTGTCGTATCTTCATAAAAGTGATGACACTTTGGGAGTTATCGACCCTGAATTGAAGAACTCTGATGATTATAAAGAGTTGGAAAGGATTTATAAATTAAGAGAACATGTATCTTTTCTTTATAAACAAAAATCAGAAAAAGATATCTGGGAAGAAATAAGTTTAAGGCTAAAACCCCGGAGGTTATACTTTAATTGGTTAAAATATGCTGCAATCATAATCTTGTCTTTCTCTGCGGGTTTATCGGCAATCTATTTTTCGGGGGTGAAAAAACATAAAATAGCCTATAGTAGTATTACCTGTCCAAAAGGCCAGATAACAAATCTCACACTTTTCGATGGAACAAAGATTTGGTTAAATTCTGAAAGCACCATTAAATATGCGTCAGATTTTAATAGCAGTAATAGAGAAGTATTTGTTGAAGGAGAAGCTTATTTTGAAGTTACCCACAACAAAAAAAATCCTTTTATCGTGCACCTGAAAAAATCAGATATTCAGGTTTTTGGTACTAGTTTTAACGTAAAATCATATCCCGAGAGCGATGATGTGGAAGTTATTTTGCTAAAAGGGAAAATAGAGTTTATTACCAACACTGGCTCTGTCATGTTAAAACCCAATGAACAAGTTATATTCTCGGCCAGACAAGGAACAGTTAAAAAAGCCCAGGTTGACACCGAAAAAACATTGGGATGGAAAGACGGTGAGTATTTCTATTCCAATGAAAAACTGGCAAGCATAATACAACAGATACAACGATGGTATGGCGTTGAAATCGTTCTTAAAAATAGAACTATTCAGGATTACACATTTACCGGTGTTATTGACAGAAAAAAATCGATAGGTTATAATTTACGGACAATTGAAATGACAAAGCGAATTAAAATAGAATATAGTGATGATAAAATAATAATAACAGAGAGGCACTGA
- a CDS encoding RNA polymerase sigma-70 factor: protein MSLNEYEKFFRDNFQPATLVAYRYIGDHALVEDIVQESFISIWEKQSEIFKDQQSLKKYLFVTVRNRTISHLRSIKIKQVDLEPSFEIHQEDDEELYPEEELTIRISKTIKQMPSRCREIFLLAYIEGMTYNAIAKQLSISKNTVKTQMGIAYRMLRKELKDVYVSILLFITHYKKLTPLF from the coding sequence ATGAGCCTCAACGAATATGAGAAATTTTTTAGGGATAACTTCCAACCTGCAACACTCGTAGCTTATCGTTATATTGGGGATCATGCATTAGTAGAAGACATTGTTCAGGAATCTTTTATCTCTATATGGGAAAAACAATCTGAAATATTTAAAGACCAGCAAAGTCTGAAAAAATATTTGTTTGTTACCGTACGGAATCGAACAATTAGCCATTTACGCAGCATAAAAATTAAACAAGTGGATTTGGAACCGTCTTTTGAAATTCATCAGGAAGACGACGAAGAACTTTATCCTGAAGAAGAGCTGACTATTCGTATCTCAAAAACGATAAAACAAATGCCATCAAGATGCAGAGAAATTTTTCTTCTTGCTTATATTGAAGGTATGACATATAACGCAATTGCGAAACAATTATCAATTTCAAAAAACACGGTAAAAACCCAGATGGGTATTGCTTACCGTATGTTAAGGAAAGAATTGAAGGATGTTTATGTAAGTATTCTGCTATTTATTACCCATTATAAAAAATTGACCCCATTATTTTAG
- a CDS encoding metallophosphoesterase, which translates to MDRRRFFTKSLATGLIFSSMPSFAGTLAQKQKLFRIVHITDTHIFPSDKVEHAMSRLMNEISQMKEKPDFVLHTGDHIMDSLDNSKDRVAKLWEAWTEYFKNKLTYPMYACIGNHDVWGWSMEDDSVKSDPMFGKAWAISMLGLSDRYYSFENKGWKFICLDSSYYLEEKHTYTAKLDEEQFNWLQKELKDTNTKTPVCVVSHIPILSASVFYHGDNAKSGDWQVPGAWMHIDSKEIKNLFYQYPNVKVALSGHMHLIDKTEYLNVNYHCNGAACGAWWKGKFQEFEPTYAVIDFFSDGTVNTELIPY; encoded by the coding sequence ATGGACAGAAGAAGATTCTTTACCAAATCGTTGGCTACCGGATTGATTTTTAGTAGTATGCCTTCGTTTGCGGGGACATTAGCCCAAAAACAAAAACTTTTCAGGATAGTACATATTACCGATACGCACATTTTCCCCTCAGATAAAGTAGAACATGCAATGAGCCGGCTAATGAACGAAATTAGCCAGATGAAGGAAAAACCAGACTTTGTTTTACATACAGGCGACCATATTATGGACTCATTAGATAACTCAAAAGACAGAGTTGCCAAACTGTGGGAGGCGTGGACAGAATACTTCAAGAATAAATTAACTTATCCAATGTATGCTTGCATTGGCAATCATGATGTGTGGGGCTGGAGCATGGAAGATGATTCCGTAAAAAGTGATCCAATGTTTGGAAAAGCATGGGCAATATCAATGCTCGGCCTTTCTGACAGGTATTATTCTTTTGAAAATAAGGGGTGGAAGTTCATATGCCTGGATAGTTCATATTATTTGGAAGAAAAGCACACGTATACGGCTAAACTGGATGAGGAGCAATTTAACTGGCTGCAAAAAGAACTGAAAGATACCAATACCAAAACACCTGTTTGTGTTGTGTCACATATTCCTATTCTATCAGCTTCGGTTTTCTATCATGGTGATAATGCAAAAAGCGGTGACTGGCAGGTTCCTGGCGCCTGGATGCATATTGATTCTAAGGAAATAAAAAATTTATTTTATCAATACCCAAATGTAAAAGTGGCATTAAGCGGACACATGCACCTAATAGATAAAACGGAATACCTTAATGTAAATTACCATTGCAATGGTGCAGCATGTGGGGCGTGGTGGAAAGGAAAATTCCAGGAATTTGAGCCAACTTATGCCGTAATTGATTTTTTCAGCGATGGAACGGTTAATACAGAATTAATTCCCTACTAA
- a CDS encoding RNA polymerase sigma-70 factor: MNERILIEGLRSRNKDIFDYIFNYYYSGLCTFSMRYISSKEAVKDLVQDFFVQLWVEAPCLQIKTSLKSYLFTSLRNRCLDEIKHHKVIEKYQKTFLISATEPTNQTEMMITETELRLAIQNCMNKLSPRCKEIFELSRIKGKSNQEIADKLKLSKRTVELQISRAIKILRIELADFLPSMIIAWLLS, translated from the coding sequence ATGAACGAACGTATTCTTATTGAAGGTTTACGTAGCAGGAATAAAGACATATTTGATTATATTTTTAATTATTATTATTCAGGGCTCTGTACTTTTTCAATGCGTTATATTAGCAGCAAAGAAGCTGTAAAAGATTTAGTTCAAGATTTTTTTGTGCAATTATGGGTTGAGGCTCCCTGTCTTCAAATAAAAACCTCATTGAAATCATACCTGTTTACTTCCTTAAGAAATCGTTGCCTTGATGAAATTAAACATCATAAAGTAATAGAAAAATACCAGAAAACATTTCTTATCTCAGCTACAGAGCCTACAAATCAAACAGAGATGATGATTACAGAAACGGAACTCCGGTTAGCAATTCAAAACTGTATGAACAAGTTATCTCCCCGTTGTAAAGAAATATTTGAGCTGAGTAGAATAAAAGGTAAATCAAATCAGGAAATTGCTGACAAACTGAAATTATCAAAGCGAACTGTTGAATTACAAATTAGCAGAGCAATAAAAATATTGCGTATTGAACTTGCCGATTTCCTCCCTTCTATGATTATTGCCTGGCTTTTAAGCTAG
- a CDS encoding FecR domain-containing protein — MKLTIEEFEELLPGYFAGELSEEFRVAVEEKIVSSPEAKKQFENTKIAWESFGLLDEMEGFNSFEALNNVNKRLLPNLKNRRFRIQKYAAILVIALIGYAGGISYKYFKSFEEKNEYSLVETINCRYGMVTKFKLPDSTEVWLNSGSQLTFPHNFANNDRTVELTGEAYFQVKHDETKPFIVNLRNLQVEVLGTEFNVANYSDEEEIEVVLAQGKVKLSSKINGNKKVLGTMTPGYQAIFDNQNGKVLAHKVNPKRYTSWRDGTITFYDEPMDVVAKRLGRWFNADINIVDKEINEYIYRATFSSESLEQVLKLLKISAPVDYEIKTREELSDGTFEKKQIYISKREN, encoded by the coding sequence ATGAAATTAACAATCGAAGAATTTGAAGAATTGTTGCCCGGATATTTTGCTGGCGAATTGTCAGAAGAATTCCGGGTTGCAGTTGAGGAGAAGATAGTTTCATCACCAGAAGCTAAAAAGCAATTTGAGAATACAAAGATTGCCTGGGAGTCTTTTGGTTTGTTAGATGAAATGGAGGGGTTTAATTCTTTTGAAGCATTAAATAATGTAAACAAACGACTATTGCCCAATCTCAAAAACAGGAGATTTAGAATACAAAAATATGCAGCTATTTTAGTAATTGCATTAATTGGCTATGCTGGAGGAATAAGTTATAAGTATTTCAAATCGTTCGAAGAAAAAAATGAATACAGTTTAGTTGAAACCATTAATTGCAGGTACGGAATGGTAACAAAATTTAAGTTGCCAGATAGTACGGAAGTATGGCTGAATTCTGGTTCTCAACTAACGTTTCCCCATAACTTCGCTAATAATGACAGAACGGTTGAGCTTACAGGCGAAGCTTATTTTCAGGTAAAACACGATGAAACAAAGCCATTTATTGTCAATCTACGTAACCTTCAGGTTGAAGTTTTGGGGACTGAGTTTAATGTAGCAAATTATTCTGATGAAGAGGAAATAGAGGTTGTATTAGCCCAAGGTAAGGTAAAGTTATCTTCTAAAATTAATGGGAACAAAAAAGTTCTGGGGACAATGACTCCTGGCTATCAGGCTATTTTTGATAATCAGAATGGTAAAGTTTTAGCTCATAAAGTAAATCCAAAACGTTATACTTCATGGCGGGATGGTACAATTACATTTTATGATGAACCAATGGATGTTGTTGCTAAACGGCTTGGCCGTTGGTTTAATGCCGATATTAATATTGTTGATAAGGAAATTAATGAATATATATACAGGGCTACCTTTAGTAGCGAGTCGTTAGAACAGGTTTTAAAATTGCTAAAAATATCTGCCCCTGTAGATTATGAGATAAAAACAAGAGAGGAACTATCAGATGGGACATTTGAAAAGAAACAGATTTACATAAGCAAACGAGAAAACTGA